A single region of the bacterium genome encodes:
- a CDS encoding branched-chain amino acid ABC transporter permease: MSLKIPSGSFPLFNWEASVQSSLMRRFTVVDLYLWAFRIVVLAVVVWGTIGTIMARRYPGEVWIDFVVYGLSQGSIYALIALGYTMVYGILRMINFAHGEVFMSGAYTGYFVAAAFGRSGYLDRNPVVSLLVVLAVAMITSTAIALLLERVAYRPLRGSPRLVPLIAAIGASFFLQYAFRGFFGSGFQAYPETQVLKGTWAIAGINILRTQAVVIVAAVLMMLGLYAFVMRTKTGTAMRAVSEDREAAALMGIDVDRAIVIAFAVGASMAGAAGFLYALVFKQVHFFMGFIPGIKAFTAAVLGGIGNIPGAMLGGLFLGLFESVGPILFLDGLGIVAPYQLKDVIAFTMLVMVLIFRPSGIMGERLVVKKA; encoded by the coding sequence ATGAGCCTGAAGATTCCATCTGGCTCATTCCCCCTGTTCAACTGGGAGGCGAGCGTGCAGAGCAGTCTGATGCGGAGGTTCACGGTCGTTGACCTCTACCTGTGGGCCTTTCGGATCGTGGTCCTCGCGGTGGTGGTCTGGGGGACGATCGGCACGATCATGGCTCGAAGGTACCCGGGCGAGGTCTGGATTGACTTCGTGGTGTATGGGCTGTCCCAGGGGAGCATCTATGCCCTGATCGCCCTTGGGTACACGATGGTGTACGGCATCCTCCGAATGATCAACTTCGCCCACGGCGAGGTCTTCATGAGCGGGGCGTACACGGGCTACTTCGTGGCCGCGGCCTTTGGGCGGTCCGGCTACCTGGATCGGAATCCCGTGGTGAGCCTTCTGGTGGTTCTGGCAGTGGCGATGATCACCTCGACGGCGATCGCGCTGCTGCTGGAGCGCGTTGCGTACCGGCCGCTGCGAGGTTCGCCGCGCCTCGTGCCGCTTATCGCGGCGATCGGGGCGTCGTTCTTCCTCCAGTACGCGTTCCGCGGCTTCTTTGGCTCCGGGTTCCAGGCTTATCCCGAGACCCAGGTCCTCAAGGGTACCTGGGCCATCGCGGGCATCAACATCCTGCGGACGCAGGCCGTGGTGATCGTGGCGGCCGTGCTGATGATGTTGGGCCTCTACGCATTCGTGATGCGCACCAAGACCGGAACCGCGATGCGGGCGGTTTCCGAGGACAGGGAAGCGGCGGCGCTGATGGGCATTGACGTGGACCGCGCGATCGTGATCGCCTTTGCCGTGGGAGCCTCAATGGCCGGGGCGGCGGGTTTCCTGTACGCGCTGGTCTTCAAGCAGGTACACTTCTTCATGGGCTTCATTCCCGGCATCAAGGCGTTCACCGCCGCTGTGCTGGGCGGCATCGGCAACATACCGGGCGCGATGCTCGGCGGGCTGTTCCTAGGCCTGTTTGAGTCGGTCGGGCCGATCCTGTTCCTCGACGGGCTTGGGATCGTGGCGCCCTATCAGCTCAAGGACGTGATCGCCTTCACCATGCTGGTCATGGTCCTGATCTTTCGGCCGTCGGGAATCATGGGCGAGCGCCTCGTGGTCAAGAAGGCATAG
- a CDS encoding branched-chain amino acid ABC transporter substrate-binding protein yields the protein MRIPIALVVALMVAGGPYFVPAAPAATVGPVTDPVGVVKIAKGAALTIAYWMVVAGPDASLGIDTRRGAEIAIADKGGKLLGHPIKLIGEDTGCNAEGGQTAATKLAANKAIVAAIGSNCSSEAVPGAPILWKAGIVTVSPSNTAPKLTAPDRGPTYDGYLRTAHNDKVQGRVAAEFAYKVLKLKKAATVHDGSPYAEGLQGVFAEVFKKLGGTITAQEAVGPTDTDMKPMLTKIAAGKPEVIYYPIFISAGGHITRQAKEVSGLANVKLMGADGMFSPDFMKAAGEAAVGVYHTSPDLSPEALGPAYKVFQEKHQKKYGEKPLAPFHAHSYDAALMIFAAIEKVAKKDSAGNTYIGRKALRDALFATKNFKGLTGTLTCDKYGDCADPKIAVYQTLSADTAKWDPGKNPKKIYP from the coding sequence ATGAGGATTCCGATTGCTCTCGTTGTTGCCCTGATGGTCGCAGGCGGCCCGTACTTTGTTCCGGCGGCTCCTGCGGCGACGGTTGGACCCGTTACGGACCCGGTCGGCGTGGTGAAGATCGCCAAGGGCGCAGCGCTCACCATCGCCTACTGGATGGTCGTCGCCGGCCCAGACGCCAGCCTCGGCATTGACACCCGGCGCGGCGCCGAGATCGCCATCGCCGACAAGGGCGGCAAGCTGCTGGGCCATCCCATCAAGCTGATCGGTGAGGACACCGGCTGCAACGCAGAGGGTGGCCAAACCGCAGCGACCAAGCTGGCCGCCAACAAAGCGATCGTGGCCGCGATTGGTTCCAACTGCTCCAGCGAGGCAGTGCCCGGGGCTCCCATTCTCTGGAAGGCCGGGATCGTCACGGTGTCACCCTCCAACACCGCGCCCAAACTTACTGCTCCTGACAGGGGCCCGACCTACGATGGGTACCTGCGCACCGCCCACAACGACAAGGTGCAGGGCCGGGTGGCCGCGGAGTTCGCCTACAAGGTTCTCAAGCTCAAGAAGGCCGCAACGGTTCACGACGGAAGCCCGTACGCCGAAGGGCTGCAGGGCGTCTTCGCAGAGGTGTTCAAGAAGCTCGGCGGCACCATCACCGCGCAGGAAGCCGTCGGGCCCACCGACACTGACATGAAGCCGATGCTGACCAAGATCGCCGCAGGCAAGCCCGAAGTCATCTACTACCCCATCTTCATCTCTGCCGGCGGCCACATTACCCGCCAGGCGAAGGAGGTCTCCGGCCTGGCGAACGTCAAGCTGATGGGCGCCGACGGGATGTTCTCACCGGACTTCATGAAGGCCGCCGGAGAGGCGGCGGTGGGCGTGTACCACACGAGCCCTGACCTTTCCCCTGAGGCCCTGGGGCCGGCCTACAAGGTGTTCCAGGAGAAGCACCAGAAGAAGTACGGGGAGAAGCCGCTCGCGCCGTTCCATGCCCACTCCTACGACGCCGCCTTGATGATCTTTGCCGCCATCGAGAAGGTGGCCAAGAAGGACTCGGCGGGCAACACTTACATCGGGCGAAAGGCGCTGCGCGACGCGCTCTTCGCGACCAAGAACTTCAAGGGTCTGACCGGCACCCTGACCTGCGACAAGTACGGCGACTGCGCAGATCCTAAGATCGCCGTCTACCAGACCCTGTCGGCTGACACGGCGAAGTGGGATCCAGGGAAGAATCCGAAGAAGATCTACCCGTAG
- a CDS encoding proline dehydrogenase family protein, protein MIRQLLLALSENERVHAFVLRQRMARRAARRFVAGETLDEALGVVDRLAAEGYSLSLNLLGEKTTSPQEARAATDVYAEAATRLRGRPVDCYISVKLTQLGLDLDTDLAADNLRRLLEATRADGRFVRVDMEHSPYIDRTLEIITRLKAEGYDALGAVIQAYLYRSEDDVDRLLKLGIPIRLCKGAYAEPPTVAYPHKRDVDANFIRIQQRLLRDSVSHAIATHDERLIQAAVSQVEKEGIPRDRCEFQFIYGIRRDLQERLHRGGHRVRIYVPYGTHWYPYLMRRMAERPANLAFILRNLLRG, encoded by the coding sequence ATGATCCGACAGTTACTGCTTGCGCTCTCCGAGAACGAGCGCGTCCACGCGTTCGTCCTTAGGCAGCGGATGGCGCGCCGCGCCGCGCGGAGGTTCGTGGCAGGCGAGACGCTGGACGAGGCGCTGGGGGTCGTGGACCGGCTGGCCGCGGAGGGGTACTCCCTCTCGCTCAACCTGCTGGGGGAGAAGACCACTTCGCCTCAGGAGGCCCGGGCGGCGACCGACGTCTACGCGGAGGCCGCAACCCGGCTGCGCGGCCGTCCCGTGGACTGCTACATCTCGGTCAAGCTCACCCAGCTCGGCCTTGACCTCGATACCGACCTGGCCGCGGACAACCTGCGCCGGTTGCTCGAGGCGACCCGAGCGGACGGGCGGTTCGTGCGCGTTGACATGGAGCACTCACCCTACATTGACCGGACCCTTGAAATCATCACGCGACTCAAGGCGGAGGGATACGACGCGCTGGGCGCGGTCATCCAGGCGTACCTCTACCGGAGCGAAGACGACGTTGATCGTCTGCTGAAACTGGGTATCCCTATCCGACTGTGCAAGGGGGCCTACGCCGAGCCACCCACGGTTGCCTATCCCCACAAGCGTGACGTGGACGCCAACTTTATCAGGATCCAACAACGACTGTTGCGCGATTCCGTCAGCCATGCCATCGCCACCCACGACGAGCGGTTGATCCAGGCGGCCGTTTCCCAGGTGGAGAAGGAAGGCATCCCGCGGGATCGATGTGAGTTCCAGTTTATCTACGGCATCCGCCGGGATCTTCAGGAGCGGCTTCACCGCGGGGGGCACCGGGTGCGGATCTACGTTCCCTACGGCACCCACTGGTACCCGTATCTGATGCGGCGCATGGCCGAGCGCCCCGCAAACCTCGCGTTCATACTACGCAACCTGCTCAGGGGCTAG
- a CDS encoding Glu/Leu/Phe/Val dehydrogenase, with protein MNTQGTVTLPNEDLWGAVLQQFNRAADHLPLKRGVREFLAFPKRELAVNFPVKMDDGSVRIFAGYRVHHSTVLGPSKGGIRYDQGITLSQIRALAMLMSWKCAVVGLPFGGAKGGVVVNPKLLSPRELEHLTRRYATEISILMGPESDIPAPDMGTTPQVMAWIMDTYSMHRGYSTPAVVTGKPIAIGGSYGRLEAPGRSVAIAAREATRRLGMSIEGATVAIQGFGKVGSVVSALLAQQGCRIIATSDKQGGVFNPNGLDHARLVEHKKQAGTVAGFPGAETISNAELLELPTDMLVPAATEGQITADNAARVRARVIVEAANGPVTPGGDAVLAERGIKVIPDILANAGGVIVSYFEWVQGLQQFFWTEEEVNANMDRIMVRSFEAVEQIAESRGVDLRTAALIKAIDRVAQAVLIRGIYP; from the coding sequence ATGAACACGCAGGGCACGGTGACGCTACCGAACGAGGATCTGTGGGGTGCGGTGCTCCAGCAGTTCAACCGCGCCGCCGACCACCTGCCGTTGAAGAGGGGAGTCCGCGAATTCCTAGCGTTTCCCAAGCGCGAACTGGCCGTGAACTTTCCGGTGAAGATGGACGACGGGTCCGTGCGCATCTTCGCCGGCTACCGAGTGCACCACAGCACGGTGCTCGGTCCCAGCAAGGGCGGCATCCGGTACGACCAGGGCATCACGCTCAGCCAGATAAGGGCGCTGGCGATGCTGATGTCCTGGAAGTGCGCCGTGGTCGGCCTGCCCTTTGGAGGAGCCAAAGGCGGAGTGGTGGTCAACCCCAAATTGCTGTCTCCGAGGGAGCTGGAGCACCTGACGCGGCGGTACGCCACCGAGATATCCATCCTGATGGGCCCGGAGTCGGACATCCCGGCCCCGGACATGGGAACGACCCCGCAGGTTATGGCCTGGATTATGGACACCTACAGCATGCACCGGGGCTACTCCACGCCGGCTGTGGTGACGGGCAAGCCGATCGCTATCGGCGGATCGTATGGCAGGCTGGAAGCCCCCGGCCGCTCGGTGGCCATCGCCGCCCGAGAGGCGACACGGCGTCTCGGCATGAGCATTGAGGGCGCGACCGTGGCCATTCAGGGGTTTGGGAAGGTCGGTTCGGTAGTATCAGCGCTGCTGGCCCAGCAGGGCTGCCGGATCATCGCGACAAGCGACAAGCAGGGCGGGGTGTTCAACCCTAACGGGCTAGACCATGCCCGACTCGTGGAACACAAGAAACAGGCAGGCACCGTGGCCGGGTTCCCCGGAGCAGAAACCATCAGCAACGCGGAGCTGCTTGAACTCCCCACTGATATGCTGGTCCCAGCGGCCACTGAAGGGCAGATCACCGCGGACAACGCGGCGCGCGTTAGGGCGCGCGTGATCGTGGAGGCGGCCAACGGCCCGGTTACCCCAGGCGGGGACGCGGTGCTGGCCGAGCGCGGGATCAAGGTCATCCCCGACATCCTCGCCAACGCCGGCGGGGTGATCGTGTCGTACTTCGAGTGGGTCCAGGGGCTGCAGCAGTTCTTTTGGACCGAGGAAGAAGTCAACGCCAACATGGACAGGATCATGGTCCGCAGCTTCGAGGCCGTGGAGCAGATTGCCGAGAGCCGGGGCGTTGACCTGCGGACCGCGGCGTTGATAAAGGCCATTGACCGCGTGGCCCAGGCAGTGCTCATCCGCGGAATCTATCCCTAA
- a CDS encoding divergent polysaccharide deacetylase family protein yields MAPSARRQKRGRSGGVLRKAWWAAAILFLGIAAGWWVACERRPAPPGETPTPPAVRTPPSVPPPPIRPGRLPTPAPTHPAAPSVRVAIVFDDAGGALADVEEIIAIGRPVTVAVLPGLRYSAEVSQRAQAAGLEVILHLPLEPMDGTKALGPGGVTVTMGEAEIQAAVRAGLASVPGATGVSNHMGSRATADRRVMRAVMEVARERDLFFLDSKTTIHSVVGSVAAEAGIRSAVRTVFLDNENDPAAIRREIRRLIETALRHGEAVAIAHAQRLTPRVMAEMLPEFDRAGIVLVPVSALTR; encoded by the coding sequence ATGGCACCATCCGCACGGCGGCAGAAGCGGGGACGGTCCGGGGGCGTCCTGCGAAAGGCCTGGTGGGCCGCAGCCATCCTGTTTCTGGGGATCGCGGCAGGATGGTGGGTGGCCTGTGAACGGCGGCCGGCCCCGCCCGGTGAGACTCCGACCCCTCCCGCGGTTCGGACTCCGCCTTCAGTTCCGCCGCCGCCGATCCGGCCCGGTCGGCTTCCGACGCCTGCGCCGACCCACCCGGCCGCCCCGTCTGTCCGGGTGGCAATTGTCTTCGACGATGCAGGCGGGGCTCTGGCCGACGTGGAAGAGATCATTGCCATTGGGCGACCGGTGACCGTGGCCGTGCTTCCAGGCCTGCGGTACTCCGCCGAGGTTTCCCAGAGGGCCCAAGCTGCGGGCTTGGAGGTGATCCTGCATCTTCCACTGGAACCCATGGATGGTACCAAGGCGCTGGGTCCGGGCGGGGTGACGGTGACGATGGGCGAGGCCGAGATCCAGGCAGCGGTGCGTGCCGGACTGGCGTCGGTCCCAGGAGCCACCGGCGTGAGCAACCACATGGGATCGCGAGCGACGGCCGACCGGCGCGTAATGCGCGCGGTCATGGAGGTGGCCCGGGAGCGCGATCTCTTCTTCCTGGACAGCAAGACCACCATCCACTCGGTGGTCGGATCGGTCGCGGCAGAGGCCGGTATCCGGAGCGCCGTCCGAACCGTGTTCCTGGACAACGAGAACGATCCCGCGGCAATCCGCCGCGAGATCCGGCGTCTGATCGAGACCGCCCTCCGCCACGGCGAGGCGGTTGCCATCGCGCACGCTCAGCGCCTTACCCCGCGCGTGATGGCGGAGATGCTGCCCGAGTTCGACCGCGCCGGCATTGTGCTTGTGCCGGTATCGGCACTCACCCGTTGA
- a CDS encoding S41 family peptidase: MIRGRLTGALLVVVLAAGVFLAGYGIGQRAVVARSADDQGFALLRELLVQVRREFLTPVPEASRLFDGAARGMLDALGDPYTRYMDARVFKEFSQDAQGYFFGVGIFIDIRDRHLIVVQPIEGTPAHRAGLRAGDRILRINQVPTDGMALQEAVTRIRGPAGTKVTLRMGRAGQTNDVEITRARVQIVTAQGPGTLEPAVQKDLSDARLGYVRVLTFNEQTPKEVGSALDRVMTEGARGLILDLRSNGGGLLGAATQVADRFVADGRPVVHIVDRDGRRKTDRAGPGAKLTLPVVVLVNEFTASASEILAGALRDSAGAVLVGQRTFGKGVIQTLFPLTGGGAAAVTTAKYLTPAGQDIHGKGIPPGVAAGDRLEGKTEAEVNRIQAQQLRRGIEVLKQRAAQRR; this comes from the coding sequence GTGATTCGGGGTAGGTTGACCGGCGCGCTTCTGGTGGTGGTACTGGCAGCCGGCGTGTTTCTGGCCGGTTACGGGATAGGGCAGCGCGCGGTGGTGGCGCGGTCGGCCGACGACCAGGGGTTTGCACTACTGCGTGAACTGCTCGTGCAGGTTCGAAGGGAGTTCCTGACCCCAGTCCCTGAGGCCTCTAGGCTCTTTGACGGCGCCGCAAGAGGCATGCTCGATGCGCTGGGGGATCCCTACACGCGCTACATGGACGCCCGGGTCTTCAAGGAATTCTCGCAGGACGCGCAGGGGTACTTCTTTGGAGTAGGGATCTTCATAGACATCCGGGACCGGCATCTGATCGTTGTCCAGCCGATCGAGGGCACGCCTGCCCACCGGGCAGGTCTCCGGGCCGGAGACCGCATCCTGCGCATCAACCAGGTGCCCACGGATGGAATGGCGCTGCAGGAAGCGGTGACCCGCATCCGCGGGCCGGCCGGGACCAAGGTAACGCTGCGGATGGGCCGCGCGGGCCAGACCAACGACGTTGAGATTACGCGCGCCCGCGTGCAGATCGTCACCGCGCAGGGACCTGGAACCCTCGAACCGGCGGTGCAGAAGGACCTCTCGGACGCCCGCCTGGGCTATGTGCGCGTGCTCACCTTCAACGAGCAGACGCCGAAGGAGGTCGGCTCAGCTCTCGATCGAGTGATGACGGAGGGGGCCCGCGGGCTGATCCTCGATCTGCGGAGTAACGGCGGCGGGCTCCTGGGTGCGGCCACGCAGGTCGCGGACCGGTTCGTGGCGGACGGCCGGCCCGTCGTGCACATCGTTGACCGGGACGGCCGCCGAAAGACGGACCGAGCAGGCCCGGGCGCCAAGTTGACGCTGCCCGTTGTCGTGTTGGTCAACGAGTTCACGGCCAGCGCATCCGAGATTCTGGCCGGGGCGCTGCGCGATTCCGCAGGCGCTGTCCTGGTGGGCCAGCGGACATTTGGCAAGGGCGTGATCCAGACCCTGTTTCCCCTTACCGGGGGTGGAGCCGCGGCCGTCACAACAGCCAAGTACCTCACCCCGGCGGGCCAGGACATTCACGGCAAGGGGATTCCGCCCGGCGTGGCCGCGGGAGATCGCCTCGAGGGCAAGACGGAAGCTGAGGTGAATCGGATCCAGGCACAGCAACTTCGGCGAGGAATAGAAGTGCTCAAGCAGCGCGCGGCACAGCGACGCTAG